A genomic stretch from Ursus arctos isolate Adak ecotype North America unplaced genomic scaffold, UrsArc2.0 scaffold_21, whole genome shotgun sequence includes:
- the GARIN6 gene encoding Golgi-associated RAB2 interactor protein 6: MNNQSKLPHYTAQSSPAMGMFNTSMGKLQQQLYKGEYTIFKYAPMFESDFIQVSKKGEVIDVHNRARMVTVGIVRTSPHLTLPDVMLLARPAAICDDYNRYGPATQEKVYKPTQILELTRLFPLKFVTISIHNGKKQQLCLKLATGRSFYLQLCPPSNTKDLFVYWENLIYILRPPVEAYRGSQAIPVGDTLDITGFEEEDKSPGANVLHFYGRNQDQVDIRSLHMNPELFGATPYGYAGEE; encoded by the exons ATGAACAACCAATCTAAGTTACCACATTACACAGCCCAAAGCAGCCCTGCAATGGGTATGTTTAATACCTCCATGGGAAAACTGCAGCAACAACTGTACAAGGGGGAGTATACTATATTCAAGTATGCCCCAATGTTTGAGAGTGACTTTATACAGGTCAGCAAAAAAGGAGAAGTGATTGACGTGCACAACCGTGCCCGAATGGTGACTGTGGGCATTGTTCGCACTAGCCCCCACCTCACACTACCTGATGTCATGCTGCTGGCCCGACCAGCTGCCATCTGTGATGACTATAACAGATATGGCCCTGCCACCCAGGAAAAAGTTTACAAGCCTACACAGATCTTAGAGCTAACCAGACTGTTTCCCTTGAAGTTTGTAACAATATCTATCCATAATGGTAAAAAACAACAGCTCTGCCTGAAGCTTGCCACTGGCCGATCTTTTTACCTTCAGTTGTGTCCCCCTTCTAATACAAAAGATCTTTTTGTTTATTGGGAAAACCTTATTTACATTCTGAGACCACCAGTTGAGGCTTACAGAGGTTCCCAGGCCATCCCAGTTGGAGACACACTGGACATAACTGGGTTTGAAGAGGAGGACAAGAGCCCAGGG GCAAACGTCCTTCATTTCTATGGAAGGAATCAAGATCAAGTTGACATCAGGAGTCTTCACATGAACCCTGAATTGTTTGGGGCCACCCCTTACGGTTACGCTGGGGAGGAATGA